The genomic DNA TTGACAGTGACAATAATCAAAGTCAGACAATAGGAGTTGATTAAAATGTGTGACTCACAAAACAGCCCTGGCATGAGAACCTAAATCTCCACATCTCAGAATACAAACCAGGTAACTACAGAACAGCTCAGAGCAAACACACTCCATTGTGGAAACACACCAGAGTTTTCCccacctgtcacagacatctttttataaaaatcctttatttaagatttttctcccttctgagaagctgtagcctcagcaacaaaatgtaaacaatggttatctgctgtggaatgcaactggtggatctgtgattggtctcaggaggatgtttggatttactgaccactcacagcagagctgggtctcactctgctgagacacagctctttgttattcattccttttctattcttagcttagctagccttctgagaactttccttctattcttttagtatagtcataatgtaatatatatcataaaataataaataatcaagccttctgaacatgaggtcaacattctcgcctctctcttcatcctgcaaccctcgTGACCACTGTGACACCCACCTAGGCTGAGAGAGAGGACATTCCCCATGGTGCTGTGCAGCACTGTTGCCAATCTACATTAGATTGCTTCCCCCGGTGGCCAGTTGACCCTGCCTACCCCAACTGTTCATCCCCCATTTCCCCTACACATTGCTGCCCTTTGCCTTCAGGTCACTGGTCACTGACCCCACACAAAGCCTCTGCACAGCACATGGTTGTGTCTTTGTCCCTGATCCCTTGGCGTGGTGGATGCAATAAACCTTCACTGGAATACACCATACTAAGACCCTTCCTGTCTTCCCTCTGCTGAGCTAtttgtggggtgtgtgtgtgtgcatggactTGGAATGGCTGCTCTTGTGACCTTACTCTGAGCAGCTTCTGAAGGAGACACTTTGAAGAAGAGTAGTCAGAAGCTGATGTTGTTTCTTCATGGGAATGCTATGTCTGAGGCTCCAATTATTAGAGGAACTAGTCAGTTTAGAAACCCTTTGATTATTATTGGTATAACTACGAACAAAATTATTACTGGCAGCATTTCCACCACCCTGCCCCATTGCCACAAAACAGCACCCACCACCCAGGACAGTGAATGAGAAACCTAAGAAATCACGGTGGAACCGAAACCTGCCTTAAATCCAGTGGGACACCAGTCCACAAACTGGATGGTGCGCTTGGTCTTGATGGCAGCAATGGCAGCGTTGACGTCCTTGGGCACCACGTCCCCGCGGTACAGCATGCAGCACGCCATGTACTTGCCGTGCCGAGGGTCACACTTCACCATCTGGTTGGAGGGCTCGAAGCAGGCGTTGGTGATCTCAGCCACGGAGAGCTGCTCGTGGTACGCCTTCTCTGCTGAAATGATCGGGGAGTAGGTCACCAGCGGGAAGTGGATGCGAGGGTAAGGCACCAGGTTAGTCTGGAACTCGGTAAGATCCACGTTTAAGGCACCATCGAACCTAAGGGAGGCAGTAATGGAAGACACTATCTGACCGATGAGGCGGTTCAGGTTGGTGTAGGTCGGGCGTTCAATGTCCAGGTTCCTACGGCAAATGTCATAAATGGCCTCATTGTCAACCATGAAGGCACAGTCAGAGTGCTCCAGCGTGGTGTGGGTGGTCAGGATGGAGTTGTAGGGCTCCACAACAGCTGTCGAGACCTGAGGTGCAGGGTAGATGGCGAATTCCAGCTTGGATTTTTTCCCATAGTCAACTGAGAGGCGCTCCATCAGCAGAGAGGTGAAACCAGACCCAGTTCCTCCCCCAAAGCTGtggaaaatcaggaagccctgcaAGCCAGTGCACTGATCTGACTGAAAGAGAAAATACAGGTGTTCAAGACATTGTGTGCTTTAAGAATCCCCAATCAAGCTCAAGAAAGACAGCACTGAATTCTGGCACATACCAAATGTTCAAGCTTCAGAAATACAGAATTTATCCATCAAGAGTCAAGAAGGTGTCCCAGGATAAGCAATATTCTTGGCTGGTTTAAACCCTCTATGTATTGGATGATGACCACTTCAAATCGCTAGCTTAAAATTCCTTCTATCCCCAATTCTCAGCTGAGGCCATTAACAATGAGCAAGAAAACAGGAATATTCAAAGACCTACACACTATCTATCCCTTACAGTTACTTGGCATTCTCTAACTGCACAAAAATGGAGCAATCCCCCATCCCAGAGCTACTGTAGCAATGCTGCACGAGTGCCAAGTGTGTATCTCTGCAGGGGGAAGCGAGCTGTCACAGCCCATTACAGTGCCAGTCCCATTCACCCCACTCAGGAGACAAAACCAGACAGCCCTGTCCTCACAAAGAGGTGCCACATGATGCTCAGCTCCCAGGACTAACAGGGACTGCCAACAGCTTGTACAAAGAAATCATGACTGTTTTTCAGGTCAAAGTAAAGCCTGCTGCAAATTTATCATTGCTTTAATTAGAGACTGTGGCAGTCAAGCGTTGAGAATAATTCCAGTTGTAATCTGCAAAAGGTGAACTTTACACCAAGACCCAGTTATAATTCCATATCAAAGCACCTGGAATTTGTGCAATGAGAATTACCACCTTTGTGACACAGATTGGGCAATGGACATGCTTAGCAGCCCTAAATAGGGAACTTGAACTTCCTAAACTGCTCCCTTCATAAGTTTGCACATGACTGAAGAACTGGGGAAGCTGAAACATCCCAACTTAATGAGATTGATTCCTTTTCTACTGTTATTACCATAAAATTAATCCAGAAATCATAATAGCAGGAAATGCAAACAATAGTCCAAACCACAGAAACAAGCACTCTTATTTAAAATTCCTTGAAAGAGCCACAGCCAGACACCAATCCTTCCCCAGCAGGAACTATGCAAATCTTAATTTTTGGTTCTGACTTTCTAAACATGAAACTATAGATGAAGTTTTAGGTGCCTCATCAGCATTTTAGGCCACTTGAAAGCCATATCTGACAGCAGAAACCCAGCCATTCTCAGCTGGCTAAGAACAAAAGCAGATGCACACTAAGTCCACAGATTCTCATACCACAAAGAAATGAAAGCACAGTTGATGTATTTGATAACCTCATTTCCAAACCCTGTAAAACAGATGTTTCAGAGCCTGCAGTGGAGCCTCACCAGCTTCCTGATGCGCTCTAGAACCAGATCAATGATCTCCTTCCCCACTGTGTAGTGACCTCGAGCATAGTTGTTTGCAGCATCTTCTTTGCCAGATATCAGCTGCTCAGGATGGAAGAGCTGTCGGTATGTCCCATTCCTAACTTCATCTGGGGAGAGACAAGATccatattattatataatatagaaATATTTCAAGTAAATGTTTAATATAGAGCAGCTTTTTCAAACTTCTAGGGGTGTCCAGAATAATGTATTTAAACCTTTAGAGATAAAAAGCAAATACCAATCAGTAGGTGCCTTCCCACAGCCTAAATGCTGAATAACTAAGAAAAATTAAGTTATTGCTTAAGAAACTGCTCTATTTTACACCAAATTTTAGAATTCTGACCTGTCAGAGCAAAATTAAAATCTGGCCTATAGCAGAAGCATTTTTCTGGTTTAAGACAACTTAAGGCCCATTTTGCAGCCAGTagccaaaatcccatttttccccttcACTTCCCAATCCCTCCAGGATTC from Melospiza melodia melodia isolate bMelMel2 chromosome 28, bMelMel2.pri, whole genome shotgun sequence includes the following:
- the LOC134430348 gene encoding tubulin alpha-8 chain, coding for MRECISIHVGQAGVQIGNACWELYCLEHGIQPDGNMPSDKSIGGGDDSFNTFFSETGAGKHVPRAVFVDLEPAVIDEVRNGTYRQLFHPEQLISGKEDAANNYARGHYTVGKEIIDLVLERIRKLSDQCTGLQGFLIFHSFGGGTGSGFTSLLMERLSVDYGKKSKLEFAIYPAPQVSTAVVEPYNSILTTHTTLEHSDCAFMVDNEAIYDICRRNLDIERPTYTNLNRLIGQIVSSITASLRFDGALNVDLTEFQTNLVPYPRIHFPLVTYSPIISAEKAYHEQLSVAEITNACFEPSNQMVKCDPRHGKYMACCMLYRGDVVPKDVNAAIAAIKTKRTIQFVDWCPTGFKVGINYQPPTVVPGGDLAKVQRAVCMLSNTTAIAEAWARLDHKFDLMYAKRAFVHWYVGEGMEEGEFSEAREDLAALEKDYEEVGTDSMDGEDEGEEY